Proteins encoded together in one Triticum dicoccoides isolate Atlit2015 ecotype Zavitan chromosome 7B, WEW_v2.0, whole genome shotgun sequence window:
- the LOC119341965 gene encoding pentatricopeptide repeat-containing protein At5g06540-like → MSAPSVTPIPITTISELKQHHSQLVRLGLASHPAHARRLLAFLARDPARLPYAARLLAHHPDPHPALFNPLFASLPPRHAAAFLSLMLSLPLHPDHFTLPRILPAAPLPLAAQLHALLLKLNFHSHAHSFNALLAAYLANARADLAFRLFGGGGSSAVLDVVSWTTMVGGLCRLGLVDDARELFDGMPERNLISWNAMISGYVKAGRFLDALEVFDQMRATGLEGNGFVAASAVVACTGAGALARGREVHRWVEQSGIQMDEKLATAVVDMYCKCGSVEEAWRVFQGLPTKGLTSWNCMIGGLAVHGRCKDAIELFHQMEREDVAPDDVTLVNLLTACAHTGNVSGGRHYFDYIVQRYGIEPKMEHYGCMVDLFGRAGLLDEAKKVIDDMPMEPDIGVLGALFGACKIHRDLDLGEAIGWRVIELDPQNSGRYVLLANLLASAGRWGDVAKVRQLMDERNVSKEAGRSVIEIDSEVCEFQCGTLRHPEEKEIFGMAKDMMRKIGLEGYAPDTSDVLHDVAEEAKEASLLYHSEKLAIAFGLLRMRPGDTMRVTKNLRVCRDCHEATKLISRVFEREIVVRDRNRFHHFRDGACSCNDYW, encoded by the coding sequence ATGTCCGCCCCCAGCGTGACCCCCATCCCCATTACCACCATCTCCGAGCTGAAGCAGCACCACTCGCAGCTCgtccgcctcggcctcgcctcgcACCCCGCCCACGCGCGCCGCCTCCTCGCCTTCCTCGCGCGCGACCCGGCCCGCCTCCCCTACGCCGCGCGCCTCCTCGCGCACCACCCGGACCCGCACCCGGCGCTCTTCAACCCGCTCTTCGCCTCCCTCCCGCCGCGCCACGCCGCGGCGTTCCTCTCCCTCATGCTCTCCCTGCCCCTGCACCCTGACCACTTCACCCTGCCCCGCATCCTCCCCGCCGCGCCGCTCCCGCTCGCCGCCCAGCTCCACGCGCTCCTCCTCAAGCTCAACTTCCACTCCCACGCGCACTCCTTCAACGCGCTCCTCGCCGCCTACCTCGCCAACGCGCGCGCGGACCTCGCCTTCCGCctcttcggcggcggcggctcgtcgGCAGTCCTCGACGTCGTGTCGTGGACCACCATGGTGGGCGGGCTGTGCAGGCTGGGCCTCGTGGACGACGCGCGGGAGCTGTTCGACGGAATGCCCGAGAGAAATCTTATTTCCTGGAACGCGATGATCTCCGGGTATGTCAAGGCTGGCCGGTTCTTGGACGCGCTGGAGGTGTTCGACCAAATGCGAGCGACGGGGCTGGAGGGGAATGGGTTTGTCGCGGCGAGCGCGGTGGTGGCGTGCACGGGTGCTGGCGCGCTGGCCCGTGGGAGGGAGGTGCACCGGTGGGTGGAGCAGAGCGGGATACAGATGGATGAGAAGCTAGCCACGGCGGTGGTCGACATGTACTGCAAGTGTGGGTCTGTCGAGGAGGCATGGCGCGTATTCCAGGGGCTGCCGACGAAGGGGCTCACGTCGTGGAACTGTATGATCGGTGGGTTGGCTGTGCACGGGAGGTGCAAGGACGCCATTGAGCTGTTCCATCAGATGGAGAGGGAAGATGTGGCGCCCGATGATGTCACGCTGGTGAACCTCCTCACTGCCTGCGCCCACACCGGCAATGTCAGCGGCGGTCGCCACTACTTCGACTACATCGTGCAGAGATACGGCATTGAGCCCAAGATGGAGCATTACGGCTGTATGGTCGACCTGTTCGGGAGGGCAGGGCTGCTGGACGAAGCCAAGAAGGTGATCGACGACATGCCAATGGAGCCTGACATTGGTGTCCTcggagcactcttcggagcatgcaaGATCCACAGGGACCTCGACCTAGGCGAGGCGATTGGATGGCGCGTCATCGAGCTGGATCCCCAGAACAGCGGGCGGTATGTGCTGCTGGCCAACCTCCTTGCCAGCGCCGGCCGATGGGGAGACGTGGCCAAGGTCCGGCAGCTGATGGACGAGCGCAATGTGAGCAAGGAGGCTGGGCGGTCCGTGATCGAAATCGACAGCGAGGTCTGTGAGTTCCAGTGCGGGACCCTGCGCCATCCCGAGGAGAAGGAGATATTTGGCATGGCGAAGGACATGATGAGGAAGATCGGGCTGGAGGGCTACGCACCAGACACCAGCGACGTGTTGCACGACGTCGCGGAGGAAGCGAAGGAGGCGTCGCTGCTGTATCACAGCGAGAAGCTGGCCATCGCGTTCGGGCTGCTACGCATGAGGCCGGGTGATACGATGCGCGTCACGAAGAACCTGCGGGTCTGCCGAGACTGCCATGAGGCGACCAAGTTGATATCTCGCGTCTTTGAGCGGGAGATCGTGGTGAGGGACAGGAACCGGTTCCATCACTTCAGGGATGGGGCGTGTTCGTGTAATGACTATTGGTGA